Proteins from a genomic interval of Yoonia sp. GPGPB17:
- the radA gene encoding DNA repair protein RadA, whose amino-acid sequence MAKDFSFSCSACGASFRKWSGQCDGCGAWNTISESKALSSGPKGKSLGAIRGKAIPLTDLDTQEQEPPRTEAGVGELDRVLGGGLVKASALLVGGDPGIGKSTLLLQAAARFARNGLKVIYISGEESNAQVQMRARRLGLEKSPVMLASETNLRDILTTLEAEKPDLAIIDSIQTMWADNVDSAPGSVSQVRSSAHELTTFAKRNGMAVIMVGHVTKEGAIAGPRVVEHMVDTVLYFEGERGHQFRILRAVKNRFGPADEIGVFEMTGKGLAEVKNPSALFLSERGTPAPGSVVFAGIEGSRPMLCEIQALVAPSPHSQPRRSVVGWDGGRLAMILAVLESRCGVAFTGLDVYLNVAGGLRISEPGADLAVAAALVSAREDAALPAEAVVFGEISLSGALRPVVQSENRLKEAQKLGFTTAILPQQAKQPSVEGLGLRHATDLAGFVEEVFGAR is encoded by the coding sequence ATGGCCAAAGATTTTTCCTTCTCCTGCTCGGCATGCGGTGCATCCTTTCGCAAATGGTCGGGGCAATGCGATGGCTGCGGGGCGTGGAACACCATCAGCGAATCCAAAGCGCTATCCAGCGGGCCCAAGGGTAAATCGCTTGGGGCAATCCGCGGCAAGGCGATCCCGCTCACCGATCTCGATACGCAAGAGCAAGAACCGCCAAGAACCGAAGCCGGTGTTGGCGAGTTGGATCGTGTTCTGGGCGGCGGTCTGGTCAAGGCATCCGCCCTTTTGGTGGGTGGTGATCCGGGCATCGGCAAGTCCACCTTACTGCTGCAAGCCGCTGCAAGATTTGCCCGTAATGGTCTGAAAGTCATTTATATTTCCGGCGAAGAGTCGAACGCGCAGGTGCAGATGCGCGCGCGCCGTCTAGGGCTTGAGAAAAGCCCTGTCATGCTCGCCTCGGAAACCAATCTGCGCGATATTCTGACAACGCTTGAAGCCGAAAAGCCTGATCTTGCGATCATCGACTCCATCCAAACCATGTGGGCCGACAATGTCGATAGCGCACCCGGCAGTGTATCACAGGTGCGATCATCCGCGCATGAGTTAACGACATTCGCCAAACGCAACGGCATGGCCGTGATCATGGTTGGACATGTCACCAAGGAAGGCGCCATCGCGGGGCCCCGCGTGGTCGAACATATGGTCGACACGGTGCTTTATTTCGAAGGCGAGCGCGGCCATCAGTTCCGCATTTTGCGCGCGGTCAAGAACCGTTTTGGACCTGCTGATGAGATCGGCGTCTTCGAAATGACCGGCAAAGGGCTGGCCGAAGTGAAGAATCCATCCGCCCTCTTCCTGTCCGAACGCGGCACCCCTGCCCCCGGTTCCGTCGTCTTCGCGGGCATCGAAGGCTCGCGGCCCATGCTGTGCGAGATACAGGCACTTGTGGCACCTTCGCCACACAGCCAACCGCGCCGATCCGTCGTCGGATGGGACGGTGGGCGGCTCGCGATGATCCTCGCCGTCCTCGAATCCCGCTGTGGTGTCGCCTTTACCGGATTGGACGTTTACCTCAACGTAGCAGGGGGTTTGCGCATCTCTGAGCCCGGCGCAGACCTTGCTGTCGCGGCTGCTTTGGTCTCGGCACGCGAAGATGCGGCCCTGCCCGCCGAGGCTGTTGTTTTTGGCGAAATCAGTTTGTCCGGCGCGCTACGTCCCGTCGTTCAATCCGAAAATAGATTGAAAGAGGCGCAAAAACTTGGTTTTACAACTGCGATACTCCCACAGCAGGCCAAACAGCCCAGTGTGGAGGGCTTGGGTCTGCGGCATGCCACCGACCTGGCTGGTTTTGTAGAAGAGGTATTCGGCGCACGGTAG